The following coding sequences lie in one Vanacampus margaritifer isolate UIUO_Vmar chromosome 16, RoL_Vmar_1.0, whole genome shotgun sequence genomic window:
- the msantd2 gene encoding myb/SANT-like DNA-binding domain-containing protein 2 translates to MAASSNAEQSPELSRPLKIPKTEVPSPESEDLSDSNQYHSGPSTPNRFSPLNVGSGVASRTAASSSNNYTACRGMSWTPSETNALIAVWGNERLTEAKMQQLEVAGTMFTGKAPGPAMYERVSRALSELGYERTPSQCRERMKTLRRCYSRVKEHGIGKRKSSYTIEQLEKVFGQGGWDSQTCAPVLINSSGLYQEMESDGSTLEDFSQEDWCNQVLDSAFQEGDMDAEEIHMPRSRALLIQSGVTEQIQKKDVMQTLIRILESVQLKWEHFQTWTEFSRLHLSNKLAIFGVGYDTRWREDVRYHYAEISSQVPLGKRLREYFNPEKPEGKTVMTKVQKMNWKNVYYKFLDITISEARCLELHMDVDWLPVSLSREAGCSMSTSHYLLPGDIPKTYGLYAIGYEAPSSGQTSPQSDIQNCSLPQCESENWAQSQTDGEGAGNSDSTGTKVTYCYLGIAEDRTIQQCLLQNFQIASKHYYQSQPALVTHFLQDNCRNCVLNDHVGGGGLVRCLPIYIKFIEVDLDFLSAGSLVECLETAIGYSLKYNNN, encoded by the exons ATGGCGGCGTCCAGCAACGCAGAACAATCACCAGAACTATCGAGGCCGTTAAAGATACCAAAAACCGAGGTGCCATCGCCAGAGTCGGAGGATTTGAGTGACAGCAACCAGTACCACTCCGGTCCCTCCACACCCAACCGCTTCTCGCCGTTGAACGTGGGCTCTGGGGTCGCTTCTCGGACGGCGGCCTCATCCTCCAACAACTACACTGCTTGCCGGGGTATGTCGTGGACCCCTTCCGAAACGAACGCCCTCATCGCGGTGTGGGGGAACGAGAGACTGACGGAGGCCAAGATGCAGCAGTTGGAAGTCGCGGGTACCATGTTTACTGGGAAGGCCCCCGGCCCAGCCATGTACGAGAGGGTGTCGAGAGCCTTGTCGGAGTTGGGCTATGAGAGGACCCCGTCTCAGTGCCGGGAGAGGATGAAG ACACTTCGTCGTTGCTACAGTCGTGTGAAGGAGCATGGCATCGGCAAGAGGAAGAGCAGCTACACAATAGAGCAACTGGAGAAGGTGTTTGGTCAGGGAGGCTGGGATTCCCAGACCTGTGCTCCGGTGCTGATCAACAGCAGTGGACTTTACCAGGAAATGGAATCTGATGGCAGCACCTTGGAAGACTTCTCACAGGAGGACTGGTGCAATCAGGTGCTTGATTCCGCATTCCAGGAGGGAGATATGGACGCTG aAGAAATACATATGCCGAGAAGCAGAGCTCTTCTGATTCAATCAGGGGTCACAGAACAAATCCA aaaaaaggACGTGATGCAGACGCTGATCCGTATCCTAGAGTCGGTCCAGCTCAAATGGGAACACTTCCAGACTTGGACTGAATTTTCACGCCTGCACCTTTCCAACAAGCTAGCCATCTTCGGCGTCGGCTATGACACTCGTTGGCGAGAAGATGTGCGTTACCATTATGCCGAGATAAGTTCACAGGTACCACTGGGAAAGAGACTTCGTGAATACTTCAATCCAGAGAAGCCGGAGGGCAAAACTGTTATGACCAAAGTTCAAAAGATGAACTGGAAGAATGTCTACTACAAGTTCCTGGACATTACCATCAGTGAAGCACGTTGCCTAGAACTGCACATGGACGTGGATTGGCTCCCAGTGTCCCTGTCCAGGGAAGCAGGGTGTAGCATGTCCACATCCCACTACCTCCTACCTGGGGATATCCCCAAGACATACGGACTCTACGCTATTGGGTATGAGGCGCCATCATCAGGTCAGACCTCTCCCCAAAGTGATATTCAGAACTGTAGCTTACCTCAATGCGAGTCTGAGAATTGGGCACAAAGTCAGACTGATGGAGAAGGAGCAGGGAACAGTGACAGCACTGGGACTAAAGTCACGTACTGCTACCTTGGCATTGCTGAAGATAGGACCATTCAACAGTGTCTCTTACAGAATTTTCAGATTGCCTCAAAACACTACTACCAAAGTCAGCCCGCCTTGGTGACTCATTTTCTGCAAGACAACTGCCGCAACTGCGTCTTAAATGATCATGTGGGAGGTGGAGGCTTGGTTAGGTGTTTACCCATTTACATTAAATTTATAGAGGTAGATCTGGACTTCCTGTCGGCGGGTTCCTTAGTGGAGTGCCTGGAAACCGCTATTGGTTACTCTTTGAAGTACAACAACAATTGA